A single Curtobacterium sp. MCJR17_020 DNA region contains:
- a CDS encoding SDR family oxidoreductase, protein MTNHITSTPIGLLSDKVILITGASRGIGAAAARLFAAEGARVVLAARSADALEGIVADVRAAGGTADAVAFDLADRDSIRAAVEQVDELHGRLDGAFNNGAAIQQPGPLDTTSDEDIDTQFAVNFRGHWVAMTAEAALMRRSGGGAIVNTSSIGSRRANPALPAYGAMKRALNSITETAAVTWAPEHIRVNGITPGGTATEMIEAWEAATPGVIAQINASVPLGRMAEPAEVAEVAAWLLSDRAAMVTGAIVPVDGGAGA, encoded by the coding sequence ATGACGAACCACATCACATCCACCCCGATCGGCCTCTTGTCCGACAAGGTCATCCTCATCACCGGAGCGAGCCGTGGCATCGGTGCCGCGGCTGCTCGGCTCTTCGCGGCTGAAGGCGCCCGTGTGGTCCTCGCTGCCCGCAGCGCCGACGCACTCGAGGGGATCGTCGCCGACGTCCGTGCGGCCGGGGGCACGGCAGACGCGGTCGCATTCGACCTCGCGGACCGGGACAGCATCCGCGCGGCCGTCGAGCAGGTCGACGAGCTGCACGGCCGACTCGACGGGGCGTTCAACAACGGCGCCGCGATCCAGCAGCCCGGACCGCTCGACACCACCAGCGACGAGGACATCGATACCCAGTTCGCCGTGAACTTCCGCGGTCACTGGGTGGCGATGACCGCCGAGGCCGCGCTGATGCGTCGCTCCGGCGGCGGCGCGATCGTCAACACGTCCAGCATCGGCAGCCGCCGCGCGAACCCGGCGCTGCCGGCGTACGGCGCGATGAAGCGCGCACTGAACAGCATCACCGAGACCGCCGCGGTGACCTGGGCACCCGAGCACATCCGGGTGAACGGGATCACGCCGGGTGGCACCGCGACCGAGATGATCGAAGCATGGGAGGCGGCGACGCCTGGCGTCATCGCCCAGATCAACGCTTCGGTCCCACTCGGGCGGATGGCCGAGCCAGCGGAGGTCGCCGAGGTCGCCGCGTGGTTGCTCAGCGACCGCGCGGCGATGGTGACGGGGGCGATCGTCCCGGTCGACGGGGGCGCCGGCGCCTGA